From Struthio camelus isolate bStrCam1 chromosome 29, bStrCam1.hap1, whole genome shotgun sequence, a single genomic window includes:
- the LOC138062736 gene encoding olfactory receptor 14J1-like, with protein MSNSSSLNEFRLLAFADTRELQLLHFALFLGTYLAALLANGLIITAVACHHRLHTPMYFFLLHLALLDLASISTTVPKSMANSLRDTRTISYSGCAAQVFFFVFFFSAEYSLLTVMAYDRFVAICIPLHYGTLLGTRACVKMAAAAWASTFLYALLHTANTFSISLCQGNVLDQFFCEIPQILKLSCSHSYLWEVGLLLFSACLFFGCFIFIVLSYVQIFRAVLRMPSEQGRHKAFSMCLPHLAVVSLFISTAVFAYLKPPSISSPALDVVVAVVYSVVPPAVNPLLYSMRNKELKEALRKLVTQVQLQ; from the exons atgtccaacagcagctccctcaatgagttccgcctcctggcattcgcagacacacgggagctgcagctcttgcacttcgcactcttcctgggcacctacctggctgccctcctggccaacggcctcatcatcacagccgtagcctgccaccaccgcctccacacccccatgtacttcttcctcctccacctcgccctcctcgacctggcctccatctccaccactgtccccaaatccatggccaactccctgagggacaccaggaccatttcctactcgggatgtgctgcccaggtctttttctttgtcttctttttttcagctgagtattctctcctcactgtcatggcctacgaccgctttgttgccatctgcatacccctgcactatgggaccctcctgggcaccagagcttgtgtcaagatgGCAGCCGCTGCCTGGGCCAGTacttttctctatgctctcctaCACACTGCTAACACATTTTCCATatctctctgccaaggcaatgtcctggaccagttcttctgtgagattccacagatcctcaagctctcctgctcacactcctacctctgGGAAGTGGGGCTTCTTTTGTTCagtgcctgtttattctttggctgtttcattttcattgtgctgtcctacgtgcagatcttcagagctgtgctgaggatgccctctgagcagggaaggcacaaagccttctccatgtgtctccctcacctggccgtggtctccctcttcatCAGTACtgcagtgtttgcctacctgaagcccccctccatctcctccccagctctggatgtggtggtggctgttgtgtactcggtggtgcctccagcagtgaaccccctcctctacagcatgaggaacaaggagctcaaggaggccctgagaAAACTGGTTACACAGGTGCAAC tgcaatga
- the LOC138062737 gene encoding olfactory receptor 14J1-like, with amino-acid sequence MTNDTSLSEFFLLAFADTRELQLLHFSLFLGTYLAALLANGLIITAVACHHRLHTPMYFFLLHLALLDLGTISTTVPKSMANSLRDTKTISYLGCAAQVFFLAIFILAEYSLLTVMAYDRYVAICRPLHYGTLLGTRACVKMAAAAWASGFLYALLHTANTFSIPLCQGNVLDQFFCEVPQILKLSCSHSYLWEVGLIAFNACLIFGCFVFIVLSYVQIFTAVLRMPSEQGRHKAFSMCLPHLAVVSLFVSTVMFAHLKPPSMSSPALDVVLAVVYSVVPPAVNPLIYSMRNKELKDALRKLIQLLLVQQH; translated from the coding sequence atgaCCAACGATACCTCCCTCAGTGAGTTCttcctcctggcatttgcagacacgcgagagctgcagctcttgcacttctcgctcttcctgggcacctacctggctgccctcctggccaacggcctcatcatcacagccgtagcctgccaccaccgcctccacacccccatgtacttcttcctcctccacctcgccctcctcgaccttggcaccatctccaccactgtccccaaatccatggccaactccctgagggacaccaagACCATTTCCTACttgggatgtgctgcccaggtcttttttcttgccattttcattttagctgagtattctctcctcacagtcatggcctatgaccgctacgttgccatctgcagacccctgcactacgggaccctcctgggcaccagagcttgtgtcaagatggcagcagctgcctgggccagtggttttctctatgctctcctgcacactgccaacacattttccatacctctctgccaaggcaatgtcctggaccagttcttctgtgaggttccccagatcctcaagctctcctgctcacactcctacctctgGGAAGTGGGGCTTATTGCATTTAATGCCTGTTTAatatttgggtgttttgttttcattgtgctgtcctatgtgcagatcttcacagctgtgctgaggatgccctctgagcagggaaggcacaaagccttctccatgtgcctcccgcacctggctgtcgtctccctgtttgtcagcactgtcatgtttgcccacctgaagcccccctccatgtcctccccagctctggatgtggtgctggctgttgtgtactcggtggtgcctccagcagtgaaccctctCATCTACAGCATgcggaacaaggagctcaaagatgccctgaggaaactgattcagctgcTTCTAGTAcagcagcactaa